The following proteins come from a genomic window of Corynebacterium falsenii:
- a CDS encoding GNAT family N-acetyltransferase — protein MAPSIYYTGRALLNMPAQQVHDLYKLRVDVFVHEQQAPYAEIDDIDPHPNTHHILAYANPPLQLVGTARVFGGVEDQHIGRMCVHKDFRGQGIARQIMTEALDVCRARAAALDPTTQSSKVTLDAQTYIQDFYASLGFTPVGEPFDLDGVEHVTMEMTL, from the coding sequence ATGGCGCCTAGCATCTACTACACCGGCCGGGCGCTGCTGAACATGCCCGCACAGCAGGTCCACGACCTGTACAAGCTGCGCGTGGACGTGTTCGTCCACGAACAGCAGGCCCCCTATGCGGAAATCGACGACATCGACCCGCACCCCAACACCCATCACATCCTCGCCTACGCCAACCCACCCCTACAGTTGGTCGGCACAGCGCGGGTGTTCGGTGGCGTCGAGGACCAACACATCGGCCGCATGTGCGTGCATAAAGACTTCCGCGGTCAGGGCATCGCGCGGCAGATCATGACCGAAGCGCTCGATGTCTGCCGGGCGCGTGCCGCGGCGCTGGACCCCACGACGCAAAGCTCCAAGGTCACGCTCGATGCGCAGACATACATCCAGGATTTCTACGCCTCGCTGGGATTCACGCCGGTCGGGGAACCGTTCGACCTCGACGGCGTGGAACACGTCACGATGGAGATGACGCTGTAG
- a CDS encoding ECF transporter S component family protein: protein MRPLSPKVTYTLLGLAVAIIVATWLTLVIWQPTDSNWESLADSRSSTIALIGFTVPAILALIAVVPRLPVRTLTLMPVALALNVILGQVVGTMALPLPLYLDSLGTVLVGALAGPWAGLVTGVLSALVWSTFNPTIIPFAAAYAFVGVCAGLLGKWWAGPWWRIALSALVIGFFTALISAPVASFIFGGTAGTGTGLLVSFYRSLGFDPMTAVFLQSWTSDPIDKLIVFSVIYLVIRAMPQRTLRTFR from the coding sequence ATGCGCCCACTGTCACCCAAAGTCACCTACACGCTGCTCGGCCTCGCCGTGGCGATCATCGTCGCCACCTGGCTCACCCTCGTGATCTGGCAGCCCACCGACTCCAACTGGGAATCCCTGGCCGACTCCCGCAGCTCCACTATCGCCCTGATCGGGTTCACCGTGCCCGCGATCCTCGCGCTCATCGCCGTGGTGCCGCGCCTGCCCGTCCGCACGCTCACGCTTATGCCCGTGGCCCTGGCGCTCAACGTCATCCTCGGCCAGGTCGTAGGCACCATGGCGCTGCCCCTGCCGCTGTACCTGGACTCGCTCGGCACCGTGCTCGTCGGCGCTCTGGCCGGTCCGTGGGCGGGGTTGGTCACCGGCGTGCTCTCCGCGTTGGTGTGGTCCACGTTCAACCCCACGATCATCCCCTTCGCCGCCGCCTACGCCTTCGTGGGCGTGTGCGCCGGTCTGCTGGGTAAGTGGTGGGCCGGCCCATGGTGGCGCATTGCACTGTCTGCGCTGGTCATTGGCTTCTTTACCGCGCTGATCTCCGCCCCCGTGGCGAGCTTCATCTTCGGCGGCACGGCCGGCACCGGCACGGGCCTGCTGGTGAGCTTCTATCGCTCCCTCGGCTTCGATCCGATGACCGCCGTGTTCCTCCAATCCTGGACGTCCGACCCCATCGATAAACTCATCGTCTTCTCCGTGATCTACCTGGTTATCCGAGCGATGCCACAACGCACCCTGCGCACCTTCCGATGA
- the purT gene encoding formate-dependent phosphoribosylglycinamide formyltransferase — MYTPEAIGTPQTPTALKVLLLGSGELGRELAISLQRLGVEVHAADQYSGAPAHTVATEAHILDVNDGDAVKQLIDEVRPDFVVPEMESIAADVFQDIEDEGIATVIPTALANRLTMNRESIRRVADEQLGLPNSAYRFASSPEELAEATAAIGYPCVVKPVMGHSGEGQSYVASADELDAAWDHAAAHAHNNVHRVIVEQYIPFDYEVTLLTVRSIDPETGQEATWFCEPIGHRQDRGEYVESWQPAYMSAEALDNARSVAARITNAMGGRGVFGVELFVKGNDVYFSEVSPRPHDTGMVTLGTQRFSEFDLHARAILGLPIDTTLISPGASTVIHGVEAKDKDIEYTGLEAAMAVEETNIYLFSKLRCYPRCRMGVAVATAESIDEARDRANRAASEVRLRPVSS; from the coding sequence ATGTACACACCGGAGGCAATTGGCACACCACAGACCCCCACCGCGCTGAAAGTTCTGCTTCTCGGCTCAGGGGAGCTGGGGCGCGAGCTTGCGATCTCGCTACAACGCCTCGGCGTTGAGGTGCACGCCGCCGACCAATACTCCGGCGCGCCGGCACACACCGTGGCCACCGAGGCGCACATCCTGGATGTCAATGACGGAGACGCGGTCAAGCAGCTCATCGACGAGGTGCGCCCGGACTTTGTCGTGCCCGAAATGGAGTCCATCGCCGCGGACGTCTTCCAAGACATCGAGGACGAAGGCATCGCCACCGTGATCCCCACGGCCCTCGCCAATCGGCTGACCATGAACCGCGAAAGCATCCGCAGGGTAGCTGACGAGCAGCTCGGCCTACCTAACAGCGCCTACCGCTTCGCCTCCTCGCCGGAAGAGCTGGCCGAAGCAACCGCTGCCATCGGTTACCCGTGCGTGGTCAAGCCCGTGATGGGCCACTCCGGCGAGGGCCAGAGCTACGTCGCCAGCGCCGACGAACTCGACGCCGCATGGGATCACGCCGCCGCGCACGCCCACAACAATGTCCACCGGGTGATCGTCGAACAGTACATCCCCTTCGACTACGAGGTCACCCTCCTCACCGTGCGCTCCATCGACCCCGAAACCGGGCAGGAGGCAACGTGGTTCTGCGAGCCCATCGGCCACCGGCAGGATCGCGGCGAGTACGTCGAATCGTGGCAACCGGCGTACATGTCGGCCGAGGCACTCGATAACGCGCGCAGCGTCGCCGCCCGTATCACCAACGCGATGGGCGGGCGTGGTGTGTTCGGCGTGGAGTTGTTCGTCAAAGGCAACGACGTGTACTTCTCCGAGGTCAGCCCCCGCCCGCACGACACCGGCATGGTCACCCTCGGCACCCAGCGCTTCAGCGAATTCGACCTGCACGCCCGCGCCATCTTGGGCCTACCCATCGATACGACCCTCATTTCCCCCGGCGCTTCGACCGTCATTCATGGCGTCGAAGCCAAGGATAAGGACATCGAGTACACCGGCCTTGAAGCTGCGATGGCTGTGGAGGAGACCAACATCTATCTCTTCTCTAAGCTCAGATGCTACCCGCGGTGTCGCATGGGTGTGGCCGTCGCGACGGCGGAGAGCATCGACGAGGCCCGCGACCGAGCCAACCGCGCCGCCAGCGAAGTTCGCCTTCGCCCGGTTTCCTCCTAA
- a CDS encoding YibE/F family protein encodes MGRHHATDSRSSTRTARSLPRLVLAAGLLIAALATVAGLLVQWPSHEPPPVSTEFTQNSGLTGSLVEGTVAFVQPGMCNSPSLGKVFDGSPVNHSYAPQDCTHAIVDITDGPDAGKRTLLEIRPSVPGSPNLQVGDDILLTTHVAGGGYGFQDFQRSTTMWLWLGAALILITAVGAWRGVRSIVGLAITLGIVALFLITGLTHGGSPVLFALTCGSAVLFFVVFLVHGFSWKTASAMGGTLLALGSSVLLSALAVRSAGIRGLGDENNLQILLYLPGVSISGLMLAGMIVGALGVLNDVTIAQASTVNELHELNQHASAWHLFSSAMRVGRDHIASMVYTLVLSYTGVALPTLMLLSVSGRPLAQTLTSDVMATEILRSVTGAIALVLAVPLTTAIAATTVKGLSQPRAESDPHSPWTPPMTATLSRLTRRSTISSRVLAESPAAASTRCWIACSPDSACC; translated from the coding sequence ATGGGACGCCATCACGCCACCGATTCTCGCTCTAGTACCCGTACCGCCCGCAGCCTGCCACGCTTGGTATTGGCTGCGGGATTGCTCATTGCAGCTCTCGCCACCGTGGCGGGGCTCCTTGTTCAATGGCCTTCCCATGAACCCCCGCCGGTCAGCACCGAGTTCACGCAAAACTCCGGGCTAACCGGCTCCTTGGTCGAGGGAACAGTGGCGTTTGTGCAGCCAGGGATGTGTAATTCTCCTTCCCTAGGCAAAGTTTTCGATGGCTCCCCCGTCAACCACTCCTACGCACCCCAGGATTGCACGCACGCGATCGTGGACATCACCGATGGACCTGATGCAGGTAAACGGACACTGTTAGAGATTCGTCCCTCTGTGCCGGGGAGCCCAAACCTCCAGGTGGGCGATGACATCCTACTCACCACCCACGTGGCCGGTGGTGGCTATGGTTTCCAAGACTTTCAACGGTCCACCACCATGTGGCTGTGGCTCGGCGCAGCACTGATTCTCATCACAGCAGTGGGCGCGTGGCGCGGAGTGCGCTCCATCGTTGGGCTGGCCATCACGCTTGGAATCGTCGCTCTATTCCTCATTACCGGACTCACTCATGGGGGGTCGCCCGTTTTGTTCGCGTTGACGTGCGGCTCGGCGGTTCTCTTTTTCGTAGTATTCCTAGTCCACGGTTTCAGCTGGAAGACGGCCAGTGCAATGGGAGGAACGCTCCTAGCCTTGGGGTCCTCCGTTCTGCTATCCGCTTTGGCTGTGCGTTCTGCTGGAATCAGGGGATTGGGGGATGAAAACAATCTCCAGATCTTGCTGTACCTGCCCGGAGTGAGCATTAGCGGGCTCATGCTTGCCGGAATGATTGTGGGTGCGCTCGGTGTTCTCAATGACGTGACAATAGCCCAAGCGTCTACCGTGAACGAGCTCCATGAGCTTAACCAGCACGCTAGCGCGTGGCATTTGTTCAGCTCTGCAATGCGGGTCGGGCGCGATCATATTGCCTCAATGGTGTACACGCTGGTGCTGAGCTACACGGGTGTGGCACTACCTACCCTCATGTTGCTGAGCGTATCCGGCCGGCCCTTGGCTCAAACGCTCACCTCCGATGTCATGGCGACGGAGATTCTGCGGTCAGTCACCGGCGCCATCGCTCTTGTTCTCGCTGTCCCACTGACCACAGCCATCGCGGCGACTACGGTAAAGGGGCTCAGCCAACCCCGAGCAGAGAGTGATCCACACTCCCCATGGACGCCCCCAATGACCGCTACCCTATCCCGGCTCACGCGCCGGTCTACCATCTCGAGCCGAGTGCTCGCAGAGTCTCCCGCGGCCGCTTCTACACGGTGCTGGATAGCGTGTTCGCCGGACTCGGCCTGCTGCTGA
- a CDS encoding energy-coupling factor transporter transmembrane component T, with translation MVVVLVANSWVVSAVMWGLCALVCIVVRTPRRSLVTAAVISLPAFIGFGLMYAPFNGLDVALALGLRFLAATTVALVCGSFVDLDELMRTLQTRLPAKLVYIIGSTARLYPMARQRLRTIREVRISRGVPVRGFRANCSLVLPLVVGLVDDAAQRARPLQRTGIGEPGPRTVLRPVGETRLDWVIRISAVVFTAVVVALVVA, from the coding sequence ATGGTTGTCGTGCTCGTCGCGAATTCGTGGGTGGTGTCGGCGGTCATGTGGGGGTTGTGCGCCCTGGTGTGCATCGTTGTGCGCACGCCACGGCGGTCGCTGGTCACGGCCGCGGTGATCTCCCTCCCGGCGTTCATCGGCTTCGGGCTGATGTACGCGCCATTTAACGGCCTGGACGTGGCCCTGGCGCTCGGACTGCGCTTCCTCGCCGCCACGACCGTGGCGCTGGTATGCGGCAGCTTCGTGGACCTCGACGAGCTCATGCGCACCCTGCAGACGCGCCTGCCCGCCAAGCTCGTCTACATCATCGGCTCCACCGCCAGGCTGTACCCCATGGCGCGCCAGCGCCTGCGCACCATCCGCGAAGTGCGCATCAGCCGCGGCGTTCCGGTGCGTGGCTTCCGCGCCAACTGCTCGCTGGTGCTGCCCCTCGTTGTTGGTCTCGTCGACGACGCCGCCCAGCGCGCCCGCCCCCTACAACGCACGGGTATCGGAGAGCCCGGCCCGCGGACAGTGCTGCGCCCGGTGGGGGAGACTCGGCTCGATTGGGTCATCCGTATCAGCGCCGTGGTGTTCACGGCCGTGGTCGTGGCGTTGGTGGTGGCCTGA
- a CDS encoding ATP-binding cassette domain-containing protein, with protein MPVETFIWAPSGKGLSEHAWATAEATGAAWVGNNAQSHISLLRSTVAEELAVPMEQAGVPRAEMQAAVEAALRQWNLPADQDPSSLSTGQTRRVAIAAALLTRPDALVLDCPLDGFDAAAITTLRETLRTFPGPVTVYDRLRSCLADDATTELRLHDGAGDATLEPVEAPSAHVPDLPRHRPGPVILRAQNMRVADRGEGGVGPVNLQVNGGQVTHLAGPNGCGKTTLFQAALGLVRHEGRLDAPRTLGWAPTAMDAAISKKTAREEVALGADEERAAAALEFAGVAEWADTHPLDVPASPRRLVMVAAALVRAPELLMLDEPTVGLDAVGYGQLADLMHRYVDGEYHRMIGAGGAGGAGAAVLWTCHDADFAHAVSDAGIEWGS; from the coding sequence ATGCCCGTCGAGACGTTCATCTGGGCCCCCAGCGGCAAGGGCCTGTCCGAGCACGCCTGGGCCACGGCCGAGGCCACCGGCGCGGCGTGGGTGGGAAACAACGCGCAGTCCCACATCTCCCTGCTGCGCTCCACCGTGGCCGAGGAACTCGCCGTGCCCATGGAGCAGGCCGGCGTGCCCCGCGCCGAGATGCAGGCGGCCGTGGAGGCGGCCCTGCGCCAGTGGAACCTGCCCGCCGACCAGGATCCCTCGTCACTGTCCACCGGGCAGACCCGCCGCGTGGCCATCGCCGCCGCGCTGCTCACCCGCCCGGACGCCCTGGTTCTCGACTGCCCCCTGGACGGCTTCGACGCCGCCGCCATCACCACCCTGCGGGAAACCCTGCGGACATTTCCCGGCCCCGTGACCGTGTACGATCGCCTGCGCTCGTGTCTTGCCGACGACGCCACCACCGAGCTTCGCCTCCACGACGGTGCGGGTGATGCCACCTTAGAGCCGGTCGAAGCGCCCTCCGCGCACGTGCCGGACCTTCCCCGCCACCGCCCAGGGCCGGTGATCCTGCGGGCCCAGAACATGCGTGTTGCTGATCGGGGTGAGGGTGGCGTCGGGCCAGTAAATCTGCAGGTCAACGGCGGTCAAGTGACGCACCTCGCTGGTCCCAACGGGTGTGGAAAGACCACCCTGTTTCAGGCGGCGTTGGGGCTGGTGCGGCACGAGGGGCGCCTCGATGCGCCGCGGACGCTCGGGTGGGCGCCGACAGCGATGGACGCCGCAATCAGCAAGAAAACTGCGCGCGAGGAGGTCGCGCTCGGGGCGGACGAGGAACGCGCCGCGGCGGCGCTGGAATTCGCCGGGGTTGCGGAGTGGGCCGACACGCACCCGTTGGACGTGCCGGCCTCGCCGCGACGGTTGGTGATGGTGGCGGCGGCGCTGGTGCGCGCGCCGGAACTGCTCATGCTCGACGAGCCCACCGTGGGGCTTGATGCCGTGGGGTACGGGCAGCTCGCGGACCTTATGCACCGCTACGTGGACGGCGAGTATCACCGGATGATTGGTGCTGGCGGGGCTGGCGGGGCTGGCGCGGCAGTACTGTGGACATGCCACGACGCCGACTTCGCCCACGCCGTGAGCGATGCCGGGATCGAGTGGGGGAGCTAG
- a CDS encoding Rieske (2Fe-2S) protein yields MNPQFTPCSRRSFLKGIGIATAATASGALLAACASEETVAKAAAADIPVGGAKIIDGWVVSHPAKDEFKAFSTACPHAGGTINSIEDVNGTTVAVCPKHGSMFNVDNGDVVQGPSRDPMTPAKKVSVNNGEVEISN; encoded by the coding sequence ATGAATCCGCAGTTCACCCCCTGTTCCCGCCGCTCGTTCCTCAAGGGCATTGGCATCGCCACCGCCGCTACCGCATCGGGCGCGCTCCTTGCCGCCTGTGCCAGCGAGGAAACCGTCGCCAAGGCTGCCGCAGCAGACATCCCCGTGGGCGGCGCCAAGATCATCGACGGCTGGGTCGTCTCCCACCCCGCCAAGGACGAGTTCAAGGCCTTCTCCACCGCCTGCCCCCACGCTGGCGGCACGATCAACTCCATCGAGGACGTCAACGGCACCACCGTCGCCGTCTGCCCCAAGCACGGTTCCATGTTCAACGTCGATAACGGCGACGTGGTCCAGGGCCCCTCTCGCGACCCCATGACCCCCGCGAAGAAGGTCTCCGTCAACAACGGCGAAGTGGAAATCTCCAACTAG
- a CDS encoding HNH endonuclease signature motif containing protein, translated as MSLNKQQLALARMCTPDLGDFVPDTTSTLSVRMGITEYQATCYCDVGLMLQRFPLVAEQLDTGAFSWMLVRKIQEDLFAVSDERVEDVDAAAAEALKPSRPGQCVPARSTIHHKLRSIVEELEKKATPLDDDERNLSYDNTEPITLDIDRRPDDFTIFRIQLPKLDGVEVEKAVRNVAVAEGCSMGEALMKLIRKQVTTTVTLNLYRNVAHEGPELFAAGSWLSEIATDEWMAKVTHLAAPGYDRNNGYHPNDSVSAAVEGRDGTCRAPGCDVPAHRCQKDHIKRYNHDDPESGGPTSTANLHLLCSKHHRQKTAGSWDVEMAPDGTETWTSFGDGHTVITTPNGPLGRETFGHRAVRKAKAVRDHNEIKESEGTEDTETTPEQEPPDHTPPF; from the coding sequence GTGAGTTTGAACAAACAGCAACTCGCTCTCGCTCGCATGTGCACGCCCGATCTTGGTGACTTCGTGCCCGATACGACGTCGACGCTGTCGGTGCGCATGGGGATCACCGAGTACCAGGCCACGTGCTACTGCGACGTAGGGCTTATGCTGCAGCGCTTTCCACTAGTCGCAGAGCAGCTAGACACGGGAGCATTCAGCTGGATGCTTGTGCGCAAGATCCAGGAAGACCTGTTCGCCGTGTCAGACGAGCGCGTGGAAGACGTGGATGCCGCCGCAGCCGAGGCGTTGAAACCAAGCCGGCCGGGGCAATGCGTTCCGGCGCGCTCCACGATCCACCACAAGCTCCGTTCCATCGTGGAGGAACTGGAGAAGAAGGCCACCCCGCTCGATGATGACGAGCGCAATCTCAGCTACGACAACACCGAACCCATCACCCTCGATATCGATCGCCGCCCCGATGACTTCACGATCTTCCGCATTCAGCTTCCGAAACTTGACGGCGTCGAGGTGGAAAAAGCCGTGCGGAATGTGGCCGTGGCCGAGGGGTGCTCGATGGGTGAGGCGTTGATGAAGCTCATCCGCAAGCAGGTGACGACCACTGTGACCCTCAACCTGTACCGCAACGTGGCTCACGAGGGGCCCGAGCTTTTCGCCGCCGGATCGTGGCTATCCGAGATCGCCACCGACGAATGGATGGCCAAGGTCACCCACCTTGCTGCCCCCGGCTACGACCGCAACAATGGGTACCACCCCAATGACAGTGTGAGCGCTGCCGTGGAGGGTCGCGATGGCACCTGCCGCGCGCCGGGATGCGATGTGCCCGCGCACCGTTGCCAGAAAGACCACATCAAGCGCTACAACCACGACGATCCCGAATCCGGCGGTCCGACCTCCACGGCGAACCTGCATCTGTTGTGTTCCAAGCACCACCGGCAGAAGACCGCCGGGAGCTGGGACGTGGAGATGGCCCCCGATGGAACCGAGACGTGGACGAGCTTCGGCGATGGGCACACCGTCATCACCACCCCGAACGGCCCGCTGGGCCGCGAGACCTTTGGGCACCGGGCGGTGCGCAAGGCCAAAGCGGTTCGGGACCACAATGAGATTAAGGAGAGCGAAGGTACCGAGGACACCGAGACCACACCAGAACAGGAGCCGCCAGACCACACACCACCGTTTTAG
- the metE gene encoding 5-methyltetrahydropteroyltriglutamate--homocysteine S-methyltransferase, with translation MSINATIAGVPRIGPDRELKKALETYWKDSSTGRALASTATRLVNDYTDGVLAAGLDSVAFSGRSFYDATLDTTALLGLLPERVADIDDHENDGLPRYIDRYFAAARGTKDLPASAMTKWFDTNYHYIVPELSKDSRVELDDSAFLEDIRDQVTRAGKAVRPVLVGPLTFLSLSRTTDGSDALDHLEDVFEAYTRLLARIADRGVEWVQIDEPVLVTEVAQDALDRTRAGYKKLAQASDLKILVQTYFGDGDQAIKLLSGSGVAAFGVDLVYGGAELPSWTGAELLLAGVVDGRNVWRTDLDAALKTLQTLAERGPVGVSTSCSLLHVPYSLEPETHLNEEVKTWLAFGAEKIQEVAALSRALRGETTDADEKLLEDTRQAIESRKNSDLTHNAEVRKRQDAVQPSDRERDPIAERREAQTAELNLPPLPTTTIGSFPQTTEIRQARAKFRKGEIDAAAYEQAMRDEVADVIRRQEELGLDVLVHGEPERNDMVQYFSEQLDGYLSTEHAWVQSYGSRCVRPPIIFGDVSRPKPMTVEWYKVAADLTDKPVKGMLTGPVTMLAWSFVRDDQPLGVTADQVALALRDEIDDLIAAGARVIQVDEPAIRELLPLRKEDQPAYLEWAVGSFRLATSGAEKKVQIHTHMCYSEFNELIDTVSNLNADVTSIEAARNGMQVLAALKDEGYELGVGPGVWDIHSPRVPKQQEVDELLSAALESVDPSLLWVNPDCGLKTRGWEETTASLEVLVSAAHTARENL, from the coding sequence ATGTCTATCAACGCAACTATCGCCGGGGTGCCTCGCATTGGCCCGGACCGCGAGCTGAAGAAGGCTCTGGAAACCTACTGGAAGGATTCTTCCACCGGCCGTGCGCTGGCCTCCACCGCCACCCGCCTGGTCAACGACTACACCGATGGGGTCTTGGCCGCTGGCCTGGACTCGGTCGCCTTTTCTGGTCGTTCTTTTTACGACGCCACACTGGATACGACCGCACTGCTCGGCCTGTTGCCAGAGCGAGTCGCTGACATCGACGATCATGAGAACGATGGCCTGCCCCGCTACATCGACCGCTACTTCGCTGCCGCCCGCGGCACGAAGGACCTGCCGGCCAGCGCCATGACCAAGTGGTTCGACACGAACTACCACTACATCGTGCCGGAGCTGTCCAAGGACTCCCGCGTGGAGCTGGATGATTCCGCATTCCTCGAGGACATCCGCGACCAGGTCACCCGCGCGGGCAAGGCCGTGCGCCCCGTGCTGGTGGGCCCGCTGACCTTCCTGTCCCTGTCCCGCACCACCGACGGCTCCGATGCCCTCGACCACCTCGAGGACGTGTTCGAGGCCTACACCCGCCTGCTGGCCCGCATCGCCGACCGCGGCGTGGAGTGGGTGCAGATTGACGAGCCCGTGCTGGTCACCGAGGTCGCCCAGGACGCCCTGGACCGCACCCGCGCTGGCTACAAGAAGCTGGCTCAGGCATCTGACCTGAAGATCCTCGTGCAGACTTACTTCGGCGATGGCGATCAGGCCATCAAGCTGCTCAGCGGCTCCGGCGTGGCTGCCTTCGGCGTGGACCTCGTTTACGGCGGCGCGGAGCTGCCGAGCTGGACCGGCGCGGAGCTGTTGCTGGCCGGCGTTGTCGATGGCCGCAACGTGTGGCGCACCGACCTCGATGCCGCTCTCAAGACCCTGCAGACCCTGGCCGAGCGCGGCCCAGTGGGCGTGTCCACCAGCTGCTCCCTGCTGCACGTTCCTTACTCCCTGGAGCCGGAAACCCACCTCAACGAAGAGGTGAAGACCTGGCTGGCCTTCGGTGCCGAGAAGATCCAGGAAGTCGCCGCCCTGTCCCGCGCCCTGCGCGGCGAGACCACCGATGCGGACGAGAAGCTGCTGGAGGATACCCGCCAGGCCATCGAGTCCCGCAAGAACTCCGATCTCACGCACAACGCTGAGGTGCGCAAGCGCCAGGATGCCGTGCAGCCCTCCGACCGCGAGCGCGACCCGATCGCCGAGCGCCGCGAGGCTCAGACCGCCGAGCTGAACCTGCCGCCGCTGCCGACCACCACCATCGGTTCCTTCCCGCAGACCACGGAGATCCGCCAGGCCCGCGCGAAGTTCCGCAAGGGCGAGATCGATGCTGCCGCCTACGAGCAGGCCATGCGCGACGAGGTCGCTGACGTGATCCGTCGCCAGGAGGAGCTCGGTCTCGACGTGCTGGTGCACGGCGAGCCGGAGCGCAACGACATGGTGCAGTACTTCTCTGAGCAGCTCGATGGCTACCTGTCCACCGAGCACGCCTGGGTGCAGTCCTACGGCTCCCGCTGCGTGCGTCCGCCGATCATCTTCGGCGATGTGTCCCGCCCGAAGCCCATGACCGTGGAGTGGTACAAGGTCGCTGCCGATCTGACCGACAAGCCGGTCAAGGGCATGCTCACCGGGCCGGTCACCATGTTGGCCTGGTCGTTCGTTCGCGACGATCAGCCGTTGGGCGTCACCGCGGATCAGGTGGCGCTGGCCCTGCGCGACGAGATCGATGACCTCATCGCCGCCGGCGCTCGCGTCATTCAGGTGGACGAGCCGGCTATCCGCGAGCTCCTGCCGCTGCGCAAGGAGGATCAGCCCGCGTACCTGGAGTGGGCCGTGGGATCGTTCCGCCTGGCCACCTCCGGTGCGGAGAAGAAGGTTCAGATCCACACCCACATGTGCTACTCCGAGTTCAACGAGCTGATCGACACGGTGTCCAATTTGAACGCCGACGTCACCAGCATCGAAGCTGCCCGCAACGGCATGCAGGTGCTCGCGGCTCTCAAGGACGAGGGCTACGAGCTGGGCGTGGGCCCGGGTGTGTGGGACATCCACTCCCCGCGCGTGCCGAAGCAGCAGGAAGTCGACGAGCTGCTGTCCGCAGCGCTGGAGTCGGTTGATCCGTCGCTGCTGTGGGTCAACCCGGACTGCGGCCTGAAGACCCGCGGTTGGGAAGAGACCACGGCTTCGCTGGAGGTTCTGGTCTCCGCGGCGCACACCGCGCGCGAGAACCTGTAG
- the trhO gene encoding oxygen-dependent tRNA uridine(34) hydroxylase TrhO has translation MGHSATDLSETRILLYYCFTPIEDPTAVMLWQRALCEHLELKGRIIISRHGINGTVGGTLASCKQYVRRTREFPGFKKMEFKWSAGSADDFPRLSVKVRDEIVSFGAPNELKVDENGVVGGGVHLKPEEVNELVDKRGDEVVFFDGRNAMEAQIGKFKNAVVPDVRTTHDFIDELESGKYDHLKDKPVVTYCTGGIRCEVLSSLMKNRGFEEVYQIDGGIVRYGEKFGDSGLWEGSLYVFDARMHMEFSPDAATIGECVVCGAPTNNFYNCKNDECRELTLLCDEHAADPCCGREECAAVSATASSPS, from the coding sequence ATGGGCCATAGCGCAACTGATCTCTCCGAAACACGCATTCTCCTGTACTACTGCTTCACTCCCATCGAGGACCCAACGGCGGTGATGCTCTGGCAGCGCGCGCTCTGCGAACATTTGGAACTCAAGGGTCGCATCATCATTTCCCGCCACGGCATCAACGGCACGGTCGGCGGTACGCTAGCCAGCTGCAAGCAGTACGTGCGCCGCACCCGCGAATTCCCTGGATTCAAGAAGATGGAGTTCAAGTGGTCGGCCGGTAGCGCGGATGATTTCCCCCGCCTGTCGGTCAAGGTCCGCGACGAGATCGTGTCCTTCGGCGCCCCCAACGAACTCAAGGTCGACGAGAACGGCGTGGTCGGCGGCGGTGTCCACCTCAAGCCCGAGGAAGTCAACGAGCTCGTGGATAAGCGCGGCGACGAGGTCGTGTTCTTCGACGGCCGCAACGCCATGGAAGCGCAGATCGGCAAGTTCAAGAATGCCGTGGTGCCCGATGTCCGCACCACCCACGACTTCATCGACGAGCTCGAGTCCGGCAAGTACGACCACCTCAAGGACAAGCCCGTGGTCACGTATTGCACCGGCGGCATCCGCTGCGAGGTCTTGAGCTCGCTGATGAAGAACCGCGGCTTTGAGGAGGTCTACCAGATCGACGGCGGCATCGTCCGCTACGGCGAGAAGTTCGGGGATTCCGGCCTCTGGGAGGGGTCCCTGTACGTCTTCGATGCTCGGATGCACATGGAATTTTCTCCCGACGCCGCCACGATCGGCGAGTGCGTAGTGTGTGGCGCGCCGACAAATAACTTCTACAACTGCAAAAACGACGAATGCCGCGAGCTCACACTACTGTGTGACGAGCACGCGGCGGATCCGTGTTGCGGTCGCGAGGAGTGCGCTGCCGTGTCGGCTACAGCGTCATCTCCATCGTGA